A window of Gottschalkia purinilytica contains these coding sequences:
- a CDS encoding replicative DNA helicase has translation MIEVLRIEREVLGSFLLDKGTHEYIHYLDEDDFIDESNKKVLASIKSLINQNKEVNYFELQEKTNLDITYIIDLAELVATTRYIESNIKLLKDKANRRRLIDKAKKIINMAKDNDVDIDIIKNDAMQEIDEIKNITNEEVITLREAMLDTITVLEKRSENKDDKSYHTGITKLDTATAGLHEEELTTIAARPGVGKTAIAMQIGLNIANNKRKVMFTSLEMSDIQLCQRIIAAYSKLDGNDLRRGNLNEDGWKKTISVAQRFCWDNFILDKTSKNTQHIRTKIRKYKPDLVIIDYLQLLKSVGKYSNREQEVSSITRDLKLMTLEFKIPIIMLSQLNRNAEGNRPTLADLRESGAIEQDSDNIIFIHKLNNREISELIEKEIYTRELIEEMNKRKNTLTDIILEKQRNGPTGTFGMAYIPSFMKFIPIDN, from the coding sequence ATGATTGAAGTCTTAAGGATTGAAAGAGAAGTTTTAGGAAGTTTCTTATTAGATAAAGGAACTCATGAATATATACACTATCTTGATGAAGATGATTTCATAGATGAAAGTAACAAAAAGGTATTAGCTTCTATTAAAAGCTTAATAAATCAGAATAAAGAAGTAAATTACTTTGAATTACAAGAAAAGACTAACCTAGATATAACTTATATAATTGACTTAGCTGAGTTAGTGGCAACCACTAGATACATAGAAAGTAATATCAAGCTACTTAAAGATAAAGCTAATAGAAGAAGGCTGATAGATAAGGCAAAGAAAATAATAAATATGGCAAAGGATAATGATGTTGACATTGATATTATAAAAAATGATGCTATGCAGGAAATAGATGAAATAAAAAATATAACAAATGAAGAGGTAATAACTCTCAGAGAAGCTATGCTAGACACTATAACAGTTTTAGAGAAAAGATCAGAAAATAAAGATGATAAATCTTATCATACTGGAATAACAAAACTTGATACAGCAACGGCAGGACTACATGAAGAAGAATTAACAACTATTGCAGCTAGACCAGGAGTAGGTAAAACTGCAATAGCAATGCAAATAGGACTTAACATAGCAAATAATAAAAGAAAAGTGATGTTTACTAGTTTAGAAATGTCAGATATACAATTATGTCAAAGGATAATAGCAGCATATTCTAAATTAGATGGAAACGACTTAAGGCGAGGTAACTTGAATGAAGATGGATGGAAAAAAACTATATCAGTAGCTCAAAGGTTTTGTTGGGATAACTTTATTTTAGATAAAACGAGCAAAAATACACAACACATAAGAACTAAGATAAGAAAATATAAGCCTGATTTAGTTATTATAGACTACTTACAACTTCTTAAATCAGTAGGTAAATACAGTAATAGAGAGCAAGAAGTATCAAGTATAACTAGAGATTTAAAGTTAATGACTCTTGAATTTAAGATACCAATTATAATGCTTAGTCAATTAAACAGAAATGCAGAAGGAAACAGACCAACGCTGGCAGATTTGAGAGAGTCAGGAGCTATAGAACAAGATAGCGATAATATCATATTTATTCACAAATTAAACAATAGAGAAATATCTGAACTCATTGAAAAAGAGATATATACTAGGGAGCTAATAGAAGAAATGAATAAAAGAAAAAATACATTAACAGACATAATACTTGAGAAACAAAGAAACGGCCCTACTGGAACATTTGGAATGGCGTATATACCAAGTTTTATGAAGTTTATACCTATAGATAACTAA
- a CDS encoding helix-turn-helix domain-containing protein codes for MSFSKRLKQLRKEHQLTQEELAQKISKNRSTIAGYETERKEPDHETLILLADFFEVPLDYLLGRTDIRNIQKQTLKEKYPEIHDVEEAMKIILSQPGLMLKGELLTDESKIILANAIQMGLRTAEEISKKKNKRNNI; via the coding sequence GTGAGTTTTTCAAAAAGATTAAAACAATTAAGAAAAGAACATCAGCTTACTCAAGAAGAATTAGCTCAAAAAATTTCTAAAAATCGTTCAACTATAGCTGGATATGAAACAGAAAGAAAAGAACCTGACCACGAAACATTAATATTATTAGCTGATTTTTTTGAGGTACCTCTTGACTATCTACTTGGTAGAACTGATATAAGAAATATTCAAAAACAAACCCTTAAAGAAAAGTATCCAGAAATTCACGATGTTGAGGAAGCTATGAAAATAATACTATCTCAACCTGGATTAATGTTAAAAGGAGAGCTATTAACTGATGAATCTAAAATCATACTAGCTAATGCTATACAAATGGGATTAAGAACTGCTGAGGAAATTAGTAAGAAGAAAAATAAAAGAAATAATATTTAG
- a CDS encoding ImmA/IrrE family metallo-endopeptidase: protein MIKNIVDGLIELSGTRNPFEICNFLGIQVLIHDLGSQILGFFQKTKDGTEILHINSRLDDIKRKYICSHELGHAILEPDLNISFFIENPLVVKSKHEIKADKFAAELLIHDNLLESYEGFTLEQIAIAENINKELLNLKFNIK from the coding sequence ATGATAAAAAACATCGTTGACGGTCTTATAGAACTTAGTGGTACCAGAAACCCTTTTGAAATATGCAACTTCTTAGGTATTCAAGTTCTTATTCATGACCTTGGTTCTCAGATTCTAGGTTTCTTTCAAAAGACTAAAGATGGAACTGAAATTTTACATATAAATAGTCGTCTTGATGACATTAAAAGAAAATATATTTGTTCACATGAATTAGGACATGCGATATTAGAACCAGATCTTAACATTAGCTTTTTTATTGAAAATCCTCTAGTGGTAAAAAGTAAGCATGAAATAAAAGCTGATAAGTTTGCAGCAGAGCTTTTGATACATGATAACTTATTAGAAAGTTATGAAGGTTTTACTTTGGAACAAATAGCTATAGCTGAAAATATAAATAAAGAATTATTAAATTTAAAATTTAATATTAAGTAG
- a CDS encoding DUF7168 domain-containing protein, with the protein MKDIISKIKKLLNLSNSSNENESETALLKAQELLVKHKLSLKEVEQFDDSNSKVITQKTDITFRSAKWKGQLANLIADNFRCYNYYNTRYTNGIVLLGKEEDVKIAEIVLSYAIDSVESTCKRLAYRYRKQGYSTRGLTNDYALGFIEGLRNKFEEQKAKNQEWGIILAKDIELKNSYENINFTGSVNITSRLKGFSEAYHTGIEDGNNFDITTRVENKTKEKELIG; encoded by the coding sequence TTGAAAGACATAATATCTAAAATAAAGAAGTTACTAAACTTAAGTAACAGTTCAAATGAAAATGAATCAGAGACAGCTCTATTAAAAGCCCAAGAGCTTTTGGTAAAGCATAAACTTTCATTAAAAGAAGTGGAACAGTTTGATGATAGTAATTCTAAAGTTATTACACAGAAAACGGATATAACTTTCAGATCGGCTAAATGGAAAGGGCAGCTTGCAAATTTAATAGCTGATAATTTTAGATGTTATAACTACTACAACACAAGATATACAAACGGAATAGTTCTTTTAGGAAAAGAAGAAGATGTAAAAATAGCAGAAATAGTTTTAAGCTATGCCATAGATAGCGTAGAAAGTACCTGTAAGAGATTAGCTTATAGATATAGAAAACAGGGCTATAGTACAAGAGGATTAACGAATGATTATGCGTTAGGATTTATTGAAGGATTAAGAAATAAATTTGAAGAGCAGAAAGCTAAAAATCAAGAATGGGGAATTATACTAGCTAAAGACATCGAGCTTAAAAATTCATATGAAAATATAAACTTTACAGGGTCTGTAAATATAACATCAAGATTAAAAGGTTTTTCTGAAGCTTATCATACAGGGATTGAGGATGGAAATAACTTTGATATTACAACCAGAGTTGAAAACAAAACAAAAGAAAAAGAACTAATAGGTTAA
- a CDS encoding toxin C-terminal domain-containing protein: MKNCTKCPADYKLLKGFRSHGQKVYKHKKKRLYITRDIGSGNGRSHKGGAWKMAIKPEYLLSKKTRLGTYNEDLSIRIGD; encoded by the coding sequence TTGAAAAATTGTACAAAGTGTCCAGCAGATTACAAATTACTAAAGGGCTTTAGATCTCACGGCCAAAAAGTATATAAACATAAGAAAAAAAGACTTTATATAACTAGAGATATCGGTTCGGGTAACGGACGTTCTCATAAGGGTGGTGCTTGGAAAATGGCTATTAAACCAGAGTATTTACTAAGTAAAAAAACTCGTCTAGGTACATACAATGAGGATTTATCCATCAGAATTGGAGATTAA
- a CDS encoding radical SAM protein, translating to MEYIQRKTLLYKTEVEYGDYTLNHIQGCSHGCLYPCYAYMMARRFGRAKSIEEWMEPKLVSNAIELLKKEIPKYKDKINSVHLCFTTDPFMYGYDEICNSSIEIIKLLNTNDIPCTALTKGILPKELDCTDKINSYGITLISLNESYRKKNEMNSAPYLERVNSLKYLHDKGFNTWVSIEPYPTPNILEQNFDDILNAICFVDKIIFGRLNYNKKVSEYKNYQDFYNNLVEKVIEYCEKTNKKYHIKDGTYKK from the coding sequence ATGGAGTATATACAAAGAAAAACATTACTATATAAAACAGAAGTTGAATATGGGGATTACACATTAAATCACATACAAGGCTGCTCTCACGGATGTCTATATCCATGTTATGCTTATATGATGGCAAGACGTTTCGGAAGAGCTAAAAGTATAGAAGAATGGATGGAACCTAAGCTAGTATCTAATGCTATAGAACTTCTCAAAAAAGAAATTCCTAAATATAAAGATAAAATAAATTCTGTTCATTTATGTTTTACAACTGATCCTTTTATGTATGGATATGATGAGATATGCAATAGTAGCATTGAGATTATAAAGTTACTAAATACCAATGACATACCTTGTACGGCTCTAACAAAAGGAATTCTGCCTAAAGAATTAGATTGTACGGATAAAATTAACTCATATGGGATAACACTTATATCTCTTAATGAGAGTTATAGAAAAAAAAATGAAATGAATTCAGCTCCATATCTAGAAAGAGTTAATAGTCTTAAATATCTTCATGATAAGGGTTTTAATACTTGGGTTAGCATAGAGCCTTATCCAACGCCTAATATCTTAGAACAAAACTTTGATGATATTTTAAACGCTATATGTTTTGTAGATAAAATTATTTTTGGCAGATTAAACTATAATAAAAAAGTTAGTGAATATAAAAATTATCAAGATTTTTATAATAACTTAGTTGAAAAAGTCATTGAATATTGTGAAAAAACGAATAAAAAATATCATATCAAAGATGGAACTTATAAAAAATAA
- the tcmP gene encoding three-Cys-motif partner protein TcmP — MGGTKNFFKEKKEWSIVKDNILNWYLTPYLSKIINTRKPVYIIDCFAGKGKFDSGEVGSPLIIAEQINSNLNKKSSTDIKLLCIEKNKNYYNALEQNLMPFKKFCYGFNGTFEDGFDSILKSINNKNVFFYIDPYGIKSLNFDIFNKIKKSNCHSYEVLMNFNTFGFLREGCRILNYKYDSKFESEVDSMYELNNSIEECYLSDIANGTYWKDILYQYNNKKITMLEAEELFIDNYLKTLERKNIFKYTLSIQIKLKQKNMLKYRLVFGTNHIDGLFLMCDNMNQKLNYMIEKENLGQMSLFSNQCGNECLDINNKARNKIIDILKQNKPNFIDLEELYYKLIKVFEINYKISNYKKILTELEKDNLILVERDPEHTKSGRKSRSFDIKKHKIKIASVY, encoded by the coding sequence TTGGGGGGAACTAAAAACTTTTTTAAAGAAAAGAAAGAATGGTCTATTGTAAAAGACAATATACTAAATTGGTATTTAACTCCTTATTTATCGAAAATAATAAATACAAGAAAACCAGTTTATATTATAGATTGTTTTGCTGGCAAAGGAAAATTTGATTCTGGAGAAGTTGGTTCTCCACTTATTATAGCTGAACAAATTAACTCTAATCTTAACAAAAAATCTAGTACTGACATAAAGCTATTATGTATTGAAAAAAATAAAAACTATTATAACGCATTGGAACAAAATCTAATGCCTTTCAAAAAATTTTGTTATGGCTTCAATGGTACGTTCGAAGATGGTTTTGATTCAATTCTGAAAAGTATCAACAATAAAAATGTTTTTTTCTATATTGATCCTTATGGAATAAAAAGTTTAAATTTTGACATTTTTAATAAAATTAAAAAAAGTAATTGTCACTCATATGAAGTTTTAATGAATTTTAACACATTTGGTTTTTTAAGAGAAGGCTGTAGAATTCTAAACTATAAATATGACTCTAAATTTGAATCGGAAGTAGACTCTATGTACGAATTAAACAACAGTATTGAAGAGTGTTATCTTAGTGATATAGCTAATGGTACATATTGGAAGGATATTCTTTATCAATATAATAATAAAAAAATTACTATGCTAGAAGCAGAGGAGCTTTTTATTGATAATTATTTAAAAACTCTAGAAAGAAAAAATATCTTTAAATATACTTTAAGTATACAAATAAAATTAAAACAAAAAAACATGTTAAAATATAGGTTAGTGTTTGGCACAAATCATATTGATGGTTTATTTTTAATGTGCGATAATATGAATCAAAAACTGAATTATATGATTGAAAAAGAAAATTTAGGACAAATGTCATTATTCTCTAACCAGTGTGGAAATGAATGTTTAGATATAAACAATAAGGCAAGAAATAAAATTATAGATATACTAAAGCAAAATAAACCTAATTTTATAGATTTAGAAGAATTATATTATAAGCTTATCAAAGTATTTGAAATTAACTACAAAATATCCAATTATAAAAAAATATTAACAGAATTAGAAAAAGATAATTTAATTTTAGTAGAAAGAGATCCTGAGCATACTAAATCTGGTAGAAAGTCTAGAAGTTTCGATATAAAAAAACACAAAATAAAAATTGCATCAGTATACTAA
- a CDS encoding helix-turn-helix transcriptional regulator, with product MRLNLKKAREKKKLTQSEIAKKIGIARTTYTNIERGDKNPSFLVALKIKEILNTESDDIFLSRNVPKGN from the coding sequence TTGAGATTAAATTTAAAAAAGGCAAGAGAAAAGAAAAAGTTAACTCAATCAGAGATTGCTAAAAAAATTGGAATAGCAAGAACTACTTATACTAATATAGAACGTGGTGATAAAAACCCATCTTTTTTAGTTGCTTTAAAAATAAAGGAGATATTAAATACAGAAAGTGATGATATATTTTTAAGCAGAAATGTCCCAAAAGGAAACTAA
- a CDS encoding helix-turn-helix domain-containing protein, whose amino-acid sequence MDDVIDIAELYMKNEVEKVIVGDRIKEARIYRGLSQTELADGLGVTRQAVSKYEMSKTLPSSSIVAKLPRVLKFPIRYFFKEKNFKEKESSITYFRSNAIPKKTKSQLEYMIKLMDSEIVDFYLKYIQLPKLNIPKLEDIVEDAKCNYDRDEIMKISKLLREHWGLGDKPISDLAYTLQKNGFILSSIKINQDKTDGFSQWINSIPYIITSSNKQSAVRNRYDNAHELGHLILHRKVGIEEQASPSIERDADYFASEFLYPSNVFIREIQGLAISLETFIYLKEKWGISIQAIVRKCLDLEIISEDKYTYFQKRISAKGWRKKEPLDGMIKIEEPSLFKDATELLLENNSITKQDILGEIDMLQEDIISLCNLPKDFFDSELSNVIKLF is encoded by the coding sequence ATGGATGATGTTATAGATATAGCAGAATTATATATGAAAAATGAAGTAGAAAAAGTCATAGTAGGAGATAGAATAAAAGAAGCTAGAATTTATAGAGGTTTATCACAAACGGAATTAGCTGACGGTCTGGGGGTAACAAGACAGGCAGTATCAAAGTATGAAATGTCTAAGACATTACCATCATCAAGTATAGTGGCTAAACTACCTAGAGTTTTGAAGTTTCCAATAAGGTACTTCTTTAAAGAGAAAAACTTTAAAGAAAAAGAAAGTAGCATTACATATTTTAGAAGTAATGCAATTCCTAAAAAAACGAAGTCTCAGTTAGAGTATATGATAAAATTAATGGATTCCGAGATTGTTGATTTTTATTTAAAATATATACAGCTGCCTAAACTGAACATACCTAAACTAGAAGATATAGTAGAAGATGCAAAGTGTAATTATGATAGAGATGAAATAATGAAAATTTCAAAGTTACTTAGAGAACATTGGGGCTTAGGAGATAAACCTATATCAGACTTAGCTTACACTCTTCAAAAAAATGGTTTTATATTATCATCAATTAAAATAAATCAAGATAAAACAGATGGTTTCTCTCAATGGATAAACTCTATACCATATATAATTACTAGTTCAAATAAACAATCTGCGGTAAGAAATAGATATGATAATGCCCATGAACTTGGACATTTAATATTACATCGCAAGGTTGGGATAGAAGAACAAGCTAGCCCATCTATAGAAAGAGATGCAGATTATTTTGCTTCAGAATTCCTATATCCTAGTAACGTATTTATAAGAGAGATACAAGGGCTAGCAATAAGTTTAGAAACTTTCATATATTTAAAAGAAAAATGGGGAATTTCCATACAAGCAATAGTAAGAAAGTGTTTAGATTTGGAGATCATATCTGAAGATAAATATACTTACTTTCAAAAAAGAATAAGTGCTAAAGGTTGGCGTAAAAAAGAACCTTTAGATGGAATGATAAAGATAGAAGAGCCAAGTTTATTTAAAGATGCAACAGAGTTATTATTAGAAAATAATTCTATTACAAAGCAAGATATTTTAGGAGAGATTGACATGTTGCAAGAAGATATAATATCTTTATGTAATTTACCTAAAGATTTCTTTGACTCTGAATTATCGAATGTAATTAAGTTGTTTTAA
- a CDS encoding abortive infection family protein, which yields MFELYSEKLRRLENPNVYDLYEYEPIPKKFRNQVIHLFDKISKICSDEFSDEFYSQSIFFEKLNKLFCEEKGILTLGDYDDITNFQNYILSASTLDVLDLIDLSVKYIELIFYKYNWEGLHLLPIDTLNKRFKTNNLGYEIINCELIKKDTQYTHEEIIKPCLKLIYDESFKGVEDEFFKAHEHFINGDYKDSITSANKAFESTLKTLCDLKRYDYNKDKDTVYTLLNILSDNGFVPTYLKRHFSTLLKTLSSGLPTLRNKRGGHGQGSEKIIVPEYYAKYAINLAATNISFLINIYKDSK from the coding sequence TTGTTTGAACTTTATTCTGAAAAGCTAAGAAGATTAGAAAATCCTAATGTATATGATTTATATGAATACGAACCAATTCCTAAGAAGTTCAGGAATCAAGTAATTCATCTATTCGATAAAATAAGTAAGATTTGTTCCGATGAATTCTCCGATGAATTTTATTCACAAAGTATATTTTTTGAAAAATTGAACAAATTGTTTTGTGAAGAAAAAGGTATCTTAACATTAGGAGACTATGATGACATTACTAATTTCCAAAACTACATTTTGTCTGCATCTACCCTCGATGTTTTAGACTTAATTGATCTTTCAGTTAAATATATTGAACTAATTTTTTATAAATATAATTGGGAAGGACTTCATTTACTTCCTATAGATACTTTAAACAAAAGATTTAAAACTAATAACTTGGGATATGAGATTATAAATTGTGAATTAATAAAAAAAGACACACAATATACACACGAAGAAATTATAAAGCCATGTTTAAAACTTATATACGACGAAAGTTTTAAAGGTGTAGAAGATGAATTTTTCAAAGCTCATGAGCATTTTATTAATGGTGACTATAAAGACTCAATCACATCAGCTAATAAAGCTTTTGAAAGTACACTTAAGACCTTATGTGATTTAAAAAGATATGATTATAACAAAGATAAAGACACTGTGTATACATTATTAAATATTTTATCTGATAATGGCTTTGTACCAACATATCTTAAAAGACACTTTTCTACATTACTTAAAACCTTGTCATCTGGACTTCCTACTTTAAGAAACAAACGAGGTGGTCATGGTCAGGGTTCTGAAAAAATTATAGTGCCAGAATACTACGCTAAATATGCAATAAATCTAGCTGCTACAAATATATCTTTTTTAATTAATATATATAAAGATTCAAAGTAA
- a CDS encoding recombinase family protein yields MKKVAIYIRVSSQEQVENFSIDAQKDKLISYCKAKSWNIYDIFIDGGFSGANLDRPAIQKLLSQLKDIDIVLVYKLDRLSRSQKDTLYLIEEEFLKNNVDFVSLSESFDTTTPFGKAMIGILSVFAQLERETIKERARLGKEKRAKEGLYRGGANVPHGYNYIEETEELVIDEYESIHVKKIFELYTEKGYGYHRIATTLNKMGYKKRNGVEWQVNAIRRILKNPVYKGFIEYKGNAYPGLHEPIIPEELFDKTQDLIHKRGKDYVVTSKYLLTSLIRCGHCNARMRGSWVSQRKGSPKVYYYLCYSVAGTPAYMIKDPDCPGRNIPIAIVDNYVVDQIRKKQFEKEKLKEKYYERKKINTNTIDTSILDKKVKEVDKQIDKMMELYQFGNIPAQEISKRIENLYNDKNQLLKTIEHLKKEISVNDDIDFKDMIKYLNDFETIWENATFEEKRQIIKLLIKEVIVKDRNNIEVIFKNYCT; encoded by the coding sequence TTGAAAAAAGTCGCTATATACATCCGTGTTTCTTCCCAAGAACAAGTTGAAAACTTTTCTATAGATGCTCAGAAGGATAAACTGATAAGTTATTGCAAAGCTAAAAGTTGGAATATTTACGATATCTTTATTGATGGTGGTTTTTCAGGTGCTAATTTAGATCGCCCTGCTATTCAAAAACTATTGTCACAATTGAAAGATATTGATATTGTTCTTGTATATAAGCTTGATAGACTTTCTAGAAGTCAAAAAGATACTCTATATCTTATAGAAGAAGAATTCTTGAAAAATAATGTAGACTTTGTATCTTTAAGTGAAAGTTTTGATACCACTACCCCATTTGGAAAGGCTATGATAGGCATACTATCTGTTTTTGCACAACTTGAAAGAGAAACCATCAAAGAAAGAGCTCGCCTAGGAAAAGAAAAAAGAGCTAAGGAAGGACTTTATCGTGGTGGAGCTAATGTTCCACATGGATATAATTATATAGAAGAAACAGAAGAATTAGTTATAGATGAATATGAATCTATCCATGTAAAAAAAATATTTGAACTATATACTGAAAAAGGATATGGATATCACAGAATTGCTACTACGCTAAATAAAATGGGATATAAGAAAAGAAATGGCGTAGAGTGGCAAGTTAATGCTATAAGAAGAATATTGAAAAATCCTGTTTATAAAGGGTTTATAGAATATAAAGGAAACGCTTATCCTGGGTTACATGAACCTATAATACCTGAAGAACTTTTTGATAAAACACAAGATCTAATTCATAAACGTGGTAAAGACTATGTAGTCACTTCTAAATATTTATTGACTTCTCTTATACGATGTGGACATTGTAATGCAAGGATGAGGGGTTCATGGGTAAGTCAAAGAAAAGGCAGTCCAAAAGTCTACTATTATCTATGTTACTCTGTAGCTGGAACTCCTGCATACATGATAAAAGACCCTGACTGTCCTGGTAGAAATATTCCTATTGCTATAGTAGATAACTATGTTGTAGATCAAATAAGAAAGAAACAATTTGAAAAAGAAAAACTTAAAGAAAAATACTATGAACGTAAAAAAATAAATACTAATACTATAGATACAAGTATACTTGATAAAAAAGTAAAAGAAGTTGATAAACAAATAGATAAAATGATGGAATTATATCAGTTTGGTAATATCCCTGCACAAGAAATATCAAAACGAATAGAAAATTTATATAATGACAAAAACCAGCTTTTAAAAACTATAGAACATCTTAAAAAAGAAATATCAGTAAATGACGATATAGATTTCAAGGATATGATAAAATACTTAAATGATTTTGAAACTATTTGGGAAAATGCCACATTTGAAGAAAAAAGACAAATAATTAAACTATTAATCAAAGAAGTTATAGTTAAGGATAGAAATAATATTGAAGTTATTTTTAAAAATTACTGTACATAG
- a CDS encoding DUF4236 domain-containing protein encodes MGFRFRKSFKIAPGVKINIGKKSTSLSLGGKGARYTISSTGRKTTTVGIPGTGISYSQSSSSKSRSNIEKQRLRENEHKLKELEREMVLLEAEYEVEEYNEHINLITSIHKDYIEFWDWKSINSKPIPFEPGTKGPNELEAIKKLEIYKSNLLAKIFKFIEKRKIEELKSDIVSAKEKDNELLSSWEHLNKLSSSILSKDLDSYLAVLDEVNPLYNLLDYIDYFEFYAIDEYTMIVDFNIIIDDVVPQQSKSLTKTGKLSVRNLTKTNYYSLVQDHVCSCVICIARHLFALLPLETVIINTQYEILNTETGHEESSTILSVKIDKDKLNSLNLDLIDPSDSINNFEHNMKFLKTKGFQPIDKISL; translated from the coding sequence GTGGGTTTTAGATTTAGGAAAAGTTTTAAAATTGCTCCTGGAGTAAAGATCAATATAGGTAAAAAAAGTACTAGTTTAAGCCTTGGAGGAAAAGGAGCTAGATATACTATAAGCTCAACTGGTAGAAAAACTACTACTGTAGGTATTCCTGGTACTGGTATTTCTTACTCTCAATCTTCTTCTAGTAAATCTCGTTCCAATATAGAAAAACAAAGACTAAGAGAAAATGAACATAAATTAAAAGAGCTAGAAAGAGAAATGGTACTCTTAGAAGCTGAGTATGAAGTTGAAGAATATAATGAACACATAAATCTTATAACATCTATACATAAAGATTATATTGAGTTTTGGGATTGGAAATCTATAAACAGTAAACCTATTCCATTTGAACCAGGAACAAAAGGACCTAATGAATTAGAAGCTATAAAAAAGCTTGAAATATACAAATCAAATCTTCTGGCTAAAATATTTAAATTTATTGAAAAAAGAAAAATAGAAGAGCTTAAGTCGGATATTGTATCTGCCAAAGAAAAAGATAACGAACTATTAAGTTCTTGGGAACATCTAAATAAATTATCTAGCTCAATTCTATCTAAGGACTTAGATTCTTATCTTGCAGTCCTAGATGAAGTTAACCCTTTATATAATCTTTTAGATTATATTGATTATTTTGAGTTTTACGCTATAGATGAATATACTATGATAGTTGATTTTAATATTATAATAGATGATGTTGTTCCACAGCAATCAAAGTCATTAACTAAAACAGGTAAATTATCAGTTAGAAATTTAACTAAAACTAATTATTATAGCTTGGTTCAAGATCATGTGTGTAGCTGTGTTATATGTATAGCTAGGCATTTATTTGCTTTATTGCCTCTTGAAACTGTTATCATAAATACTCAATATGAAATATTAAATACAGAAACAGGTCATGAAGAATCTTCAACCATTTTATCAGTTAAAATTGATAAAGATAAATTAAATAGCTTAAATTTAGATCTAATAGATCCTTCTGATTCTATAAATAACTTTGAACATAATATGAAGTTTTTAAAAACAAAAGGTTTTCAGCCTATAGACAAAATATCGCTGTAG
- a CDS encoding helix-turn-helix domain-containing protein produces the protein MCFATLVKEVREDLGLSQEDIALNIGVSQPMYSKYENCKAPIPDDIALEIAKKLKSPRLMAEYFFQNKSEFFNVPVLNNVDDNAIVVLDSLIEESTELIKYSQELKKILKNKKDRTELTVLDWETVMKCEEQIADIFPALKLHFIKMAEEFELDLSKLEKKIYQKLKYKKYVK, from the coding sequence ATGTGTTTTGCTACTTTGGTAAAGGAAGTAAGAGAGGATCTAGGACTATCTCAAGAAGATATAGCATTAAACATAGGAGTTTCACAACCAATGTATAGTAAATATGAAAACTGTAAAGCACCTATACCTGATGATATAGCTTTAGAAATAGCTAAAAAATTAAAAAGTCCAAGATTAATGGCTGAATACTTTTTTCAAAATAAAAGTGAATTTTTTAATGTGCCAGTGTTAAACAATGTGGATGATAATGCAATTGTAGTACTAGATAGCTTAATAGAAGAGTCAACAGAATTAATAAAATATTCTCAAGAACTAAAAAAGATTTTAAAAAACAAGAAAGATAGAACAGAATTAACTGTATTAGACTGGGAAACTGTAATGAAATGTGAGGAACAAATAGCTGATATATTTCCAGCTCTAAAACTACATTTTATAAAAATGGCAGAAGAATTTGAATTGGATCTATCTAAATTAGAAAAAAAGATATATCAAAAGTTAAAGTATAAAAAGTATGTTAAGTAA